From the Streptomyces pluripotens genome, one window contains:
- a CDS encoding NAD-glutamate dehydrogenase encodes MQTKLDEAKAELLERAARVAENSPVGGHLPTGTTSEGTPGSPDGESVLAFLQRYYLHTAPEDLTGRDPVDAFGAAVSHYRLAENRPQGTANVRVYTPTVEENGWTCSHTVVEVVTDDMPFLVDSVTNELTRQGRGIHVVIHPQFVVRRDLTGKLIEVVPAQPTGALPHDAHVESWIHVEIDRETDRSDLKQISADLLRVLSDAREAVEDWEKMRDAAIRIADGLEDEALPGDLPRPEVEEARELLRWLSADHFTFLGYREYQLRDDDTLAAVPGTGLGILRSDPHHAKDDQHPVSPSFERLPADARAKAREHKLLVLTKANSRATVHRPSYLDYVGVKKFDADGNVVGERRFLGLFSSAAYTESVRRVPVIRRKVDEVLARAGFSPHSHDGRDLLQILETYPRDELFQTSAPELQSIATSVLYLQERRRLRLYLRQDEYGRYYSALVYLPRDRYTTGVRLRIIDILKEELGGISVDFTAWNTESILSRLHFVVRVPPGTELSELSDTDKERIEFRLVEAARSWTDAFAEALTAECGEEYAAEVLRRYNHAFPEGYKADHPPRAAVADLVHLEQLGEEKPFSLSLYEPVGAAPDERRFKIYQKGGLVSLSHVLPVLTRLGVEVTDERPYELRCVDRSTSWIYDFGLRMPKAPGGGNGDYAGDDGRTRFQEAFAAAWTGKAENDGFNALVLSAGLTWRQAMVLRAYAKYLRQAGSTFSQDYMEDTLRNNVHTTRLLISLFEARMSPERQSAGLELIDALLEEVDAALDQVASLDEDRILRSFLTVIKATLRTNFFQEATGGKPHDYVSMKFDPQAIPDLPAPRPAYEIWVYSPRVEGVHLRFGKVARGGLRWSDRREDFRTEILGLVKAQMVKNTVIVPVGAKGGFVAKQLPDPAQDRDAWLAEGIASYRTFISALLDITDNMVAGEVVPPQDVVRHDGDDTYLVVAADKGTATFSDIANEVANQYTFWLGDAFASGGSAGYDHKGMGITARGAWESVKRHFRELGVDTQSEDFAVVGIGDMSGDVFGNGMLLSEHIQLVAAFDHRHIFIDPTPDAAVSYAERRRLFELPRSSWADYNTELLSAGGGIFPRSAKSIQLNSHIREALGIEKKISKMTPADLMKTILQAPVDLLWNGGIGTYVKSSGESNPDVGDKANDAIRVDGKDLRVKVVGEGGNLGLTQLGRIEFAMQGGKINTDAIDNSAGVDTSDHEVNIKILLNGLVADGDMTVKQRNKLLAEMTDEVGALVLRNNYAQNTALANALFQAKDMLHAQQRFLRHLVREGHLDRALEFLPADRQIRERLTQGLGLSGPETAVVLAYTKITVAEELLHTSLPDDPYLRGLLHAYFPTQLRDRFADAIDHHPLRREITTTVLVNDTVNTGGTTYLHRLREETGASLEEIVRAQTAARVIFSSAPVWDAVEALDNKVDAAVQTRIRLHSRRQVERGTRWLLNNRPQPLQLAETVEFFAERVEQVWQELPKLLRGADLEWYQHVYDELSAAGVPDELATRVAGFSSAFPTLDIVSVADRMGREPLDVAEVYYDLADRLNITQLMDRIIELPRTDRWQSMARASIREDLYSAHAALTADVLAAGNGTSTPEHRFQAWEVKNQAILTRARTTLEEIRGSDSFDLANLSVAMRTMRTLLRTHS; translated from the coding sequence ATGCAGACCAAGCTGGACGAAGCCAAGGCCGAGTTGCTCGAACGGGCCGCCCGGGTAGCTGAGAACAGCCCGGTCGGGGGGCACCTACCGACCGGGACGACGAGCGAGGGCACCCCCGGCTCCCCGGACGGCGAGTCGGTGCTCGCGTTCCTCCAGCGCTACTACCTGCACACCGCCCCCGAAGACCTCACTGGCCGTGACCCGGTCGACGCGTTCGGTGCGGCGGTCTCGCACTACCGCCTCGCCGAGAACCGGCCCCAGGGCACCGCGAACGTCCGGGTGTACACCCCGACCGTGGAAGAGAACGGCTGGACCTGCAGCCACACCGTGGTGGAAGTCGTCACCGATGACATGCCCTTTTTGGTCGACTCGGTCACCAACGAGCTGACCCGCCAGGGGCGCGGCATCCATGTCGTCATCCACCCGCAGTTCGTCGTCCGGCGCGATCTGACCGGCAAACTGATCGAGGTAGTGCCGGCCCAGCCCACCGGCGCCCTTCCGCACGACGCGCACGTCGAGTCGTGGATCCACGTCGAGATCGACCGGGAGACCGACCGTTCCGACCTGAAGCAGATCTCCGCCGACCTGCTGCGCGTCCTGTCCGACGCCCGCGAGGCCGTCGAGGACTGGGAGAAGATGCGGGACGCGGCGATCCGGATCGCCGACGGCCTGGAGGACGAGGCCCTCCCCGGCGACCTGCCCCGGCCCGAGGTCGAGGAAGCCCGCGAGTTGCTGCGCTGGTTGTCCGCCGATCACTTCACCTTCCTCGGCTACCGCGAGTACCAGTTGCGCGACGACGACACGCTCGCCGCCGTGCCCGGCACCGGCCTCGGCATCCTGCGCTCCGACCCGCACCACGCCAAGGACGACCAGCACCCGGTCAGCCCCTCCTTCGAGCGGCTCCCGGCCGACGCCCGCGCCAAGGCGCGCGAGCACAAGCTCTTGGTGCTGACCAAGGCCAACAGTCGGGCCACCGTGCACCGGCCGTCGTACTTGGACTACGTCGGGGTCAAGAAGTTCGACGCGGACGGCAACGTCGTCGGCGAGCGCCGCTTCCTGGGCCTGTTCTCCTCCGCCGCGTACACCGAGTCCGTGCGCCGCGTGCCGGTGATCCGCCGCAAGGTCGACGAGGTCCTGGCCCGCGCCGGGTTCTCGCCGCACAGCCACGACGGCCGTGACCTGCTCCAGATCCTGGAGACCTACCCGCGCGACGAGCTGTTCCAGACGTCGGCCCCCGAACTCCAGTCCATCGCCACGTCCGTGCTGTACCTGCAGGAGCGGCGGCGGCTCAGGCTCTACCTGCGCCAGGACGAGTACGGACGCTACTACTCGGCCCTCGTCTACCTCCCCCGGGACCGTTACACCACCGGTGTCCGGTTGCGCATCATCGACATCCTGAAGGAAGAACTCGGCGGCATCAGCGTCGACTTCACCGCCTGGAACACCGAGTCGATCCTCTCCAGGCTGCACTTCGTCGTCCGTGTCCCACCGGGCACCGAGCTGTCCGAGCTGTCGGACACCGACAAGGAACGCATCGAGTTCCGCCTGGTGGAGGCGGCCCGCTCGTGGACCGACGCCTTCGCCGAGGCACTGACCGCCGAGTGCGGCGAGGAGTACGCGGCCGAGGTGCTGCGCCGCTACAACCACGCCTTCCCCGAGGGCTACAAGGCCGACCACCCTCCCCGCGCCGCGGTCGCCGACCTCGTCCACCTGGAGCAGCTCGGCGAGGAGAAGCCCTTCTCGCTCAGCCTGTACGAGCCGGTGGGAGCCGCGCCCGACGAACGCCGCTTCAAGATCTACCAGAAGGGCGGCTTGGTCTCCCTGTCCCACGTGCTGCCGGTGTTGACCCGCCTCGGCGTCGAGGTCACCGACGAGCGGCCGTACGAGCTGCGCTGCGTCGACCGCAGCACCTCCTGGATCTACGACTTCGGTCTGCGTATGCCCAAGGCGCCCGGCGGCGGCAACGGCGACTACGCGGGTGACGACGGCCGTACGCGGTTCCAGGAAGCCTTCGCCGCGGCCTGGACCGGCAAGGCGGAGAACGACGGCTTCAACGCCCTCGTGCTGAGCGCCGGGCTGACCTGGCGGCAGGCGATGGTCCTGCGCGCCTACGCCAAGTACCTTCGGCAGGCCGGCTCGACCTTCTCGCAGGACTACATGGAGGACACCCTCCGTAACAACGTCCACACCACCCGGCTCCTCATCTCGCTGTTCGAGGCGCGGATGTCCCCGGAGCGGCAGAGCGCGGGCCTGGAGCTGATCGACGCCCTCCTCGAAGAGGTCGACGCGGCCCTGGACCAGGTCGCCTCGCTCGACGAGGACCGCATCCTGCGGTCCTTCCTGACCGTCATCAAGGCGACGCTGCGCACGAACTTCTTCCAGGAGGCGACCGGCGGCAAGCCGCACGACTACGTCTCCATGAAGTTCGACCCGCAGGCCATCCCCGACCTGCCCGCGCCGCGCCCGGCGTACGAGATCTGGGTGTACTCCCCACGCGTGGAGGGCGTCCACCTGCGCTTCGGCAAGGTCGCGCGCGGAGGCTTGCGCTGGTCCGACCGGCGTGAGGACTTCCGCACCGAGATCCTGGGCCTGGTCAAGGCACAGATGGTGAAGAACACGGTCATCGTGCCGGTCGGCGCCAAGGGCGGCTTCGTCGCCAAGCAGCTGCCGGACCCTGCCCAGGACCGTGACGCCTGGCTGGCCGAGGGCATCGCCAGCTACCGGACCTTCATCTCGGCGCTGCTCGACATCACCGACAACATGGTCGCCGGCGAGGTGGTGCCGCCGCAGGACGTCGTCCGGCACGACGGCGACGACACCTACCTGGTGGTCGCCGCCGACAAGGGCACCGCCACGTTCTCCGACATCGCCAACGAGGTCGCGAACCAGTACACCTTCTGGCTGGGCGACGCCTTCGCCTCCGGTGGCAGTGCCGGCTACGACCACAAGGGCATGGGCATCACCGCGCGCGGTGCCTGGGAGTCCGTCAAGCGGCACTTCCGTGAGCTGGGTGTCGACACGCAGAGCGAGGACTTCGCGGTCGTCGGCATCGGCGACATGTCCGGTGACGTGTTCGGCAATGGCATGCTGCTCTCCGAGCACATCCAGCTGGTCGCCGCCTTCGACCACCGGCACATCTTCATCGACCCCACCCCGGACGCGGCCGTGTCCTACGCGGAGCGCCGCCGTCTGTTCGAGCTGCCCCGCTCCAGCTGGGCCGACTACAACACCGAGCTGCTGTCGGCGGGCGGCGGGATCTTCCCGCGCAGTGCGAAGTCCATTCAGCTCAACAGCCACATCCGTGAGGCCCTGGGGATCGAGAAGAAGATCTCCAAGATGACTCCGGCCGACCTGATGAAGACGATCCTGCAGGCGCCGGTGGACCTGCTGTGGAACGGCGGCATCGGCACGTACGTCAAGTCGTCCGGCGAGTCCAACCCGGACGTCGGCGACAAGGCCAACGACGCCATCCGCGTCGACGGCAAGGACCTGCGGGTGAAGGTCGTCGGCGAGGGCGGCAACCTGGGCCTGACCCAACTCGGCCGCATCGAGTTCGCGATGCAGGGCGGGAAGATCAACACCGACGCGATCGACAACAGCGCCGGTGTGGACACCTCTGACCACGAGGTGAACATCAAGATCTTGCTGAACGGTCTGGTCGCGGACGGCGACATGACCGTCAAGCAGCGCAACAAGCTGCTCGCTGAGATGACCGACGAGGTCGGCGCGCTGGTCCTGCGCAACAACTACGCGCAGAACACCGCCCTCGCCAACGCGCTGTTCCAGGCCAAGGACATGCTCCACGCCCAGCAGCGGTTCCTCCGCCACCTGGTGCGCGAAGGCCACCTGGACCGGGCGCTGGAGTTCCTGCCGGCCGACCGGCAGATTCGCGAACGCCTCACCCAGGGCCTCGGTCTGAGCGGCCCGGAAACGGCCGTCGTGCTGGCGTACACGAAGATCACGGTCGCGGAGGAACTGCTGCACACCTCGCTGCCGGACGACCCGTACCTGCGCGGCCTGCTGCACGCCTACTTCCCGACCCAGTTGCGTGACCGGTTCGCCGACGCCATCGACCACCACCCGCTGCGCCGGGAGATCACCACGACCGTCCTGGTCAACGACACGGTCAACACGGGCGGTACCACGTACCTGCACCGTCTGCGCGAGGAGACCGGTGCCTCACTGGAGGAGATCGTCCGCGCCCAGACCGCGGCCCGTGTGATCTTCAGCTCGGCGCCGGTGTGGGACGCGGTCGAGGCGCTGGACAACAAGGTCGACGCGGCCGTCCAGACCCGCATCCGGCTGCACTCCCGCCGTCAGGTCGAGCGCGGCACCCGCTGGCTGCTCAACAACCGGCCGCAGCCGCTGCAGCTGGCCGAGACGGTCGAGTTCTTCGCCGAGCGGGTCGAGCAGGTCTGGCAGGAGCTGCCGAAGCTGCTGCGCGGCGCGGACCTGGAGTGGTACCAGCACGTGTACGACGAGCTGTCCGCGGCCGGCGTCCCGGACGAACTCGCCACCCGGGTGGCCGGTTTCTCCTCCGCCTTCCCGACGCTCGACATCGTCTCGGTGGCCGACCGCATGGGCAGGGAGCCGCTGGATGTCGCGGAGGTCTACTACGACCTCGCGGACCGGTTGAACATCACCCAACTGATGGACCGCATCATCGAGCTGCCCCGCACCGACCGCTGGCAGTCCATGGCCCGTGCCTCCATCCGCGAGGACCTGTACTCGGCCCATGCGGCGCTCACCGCAGACGTGCTCGCGGCGGGCAACGGCACCTCGACCCCGGAACACCGCTTCCAGGCTTGGGAAGTGAAGAACCAGGCGATCCTGACCCGGGCGCGTACCACCCTGGAGGAGATCCGCGGTTCGGACTCCTTCGACCTCGCCAACCTGTCGGTGGCGATGCGCACGATGCGGACGCTGCTGCGTACACATTCGTAG
- a CDS encoding DJ-1/PfpI family protein, protein MPAKILIVTGDAAESLEVLYPYQRLREEGYEVHIAAPSRKTLRFVVHDVEPGHDTYTEKPGYTWPADLAFSEVDPGEYAALVIPGGRAPEYLRNDPELRKIVKGFFDSDKPVAQICHGPLITAAMDGLRGRRVTAYPALEPDMQAAGAGFQDTETVVDGTLVSSRAWPDHPAWMREFLTVLRSKAPVN, encoded by the coding sequence ATGCCCGCGAAGATCCTCATCGTCACCGGAGACGCAGCGGAGTCCCTGGAAGTCCTCTACCCTTACCAGCGCCTACGCGAGGAAGGCTACGAGGTCCACATCGCGGCCCCCTCCCGCAAAACCCTCCGATTCGTCGTCCACGACGTCGAACCCGGCCACGACACCTACACCGAGAAGCCCGGCTACACCTGGCCCGCCGACCTTGCCTTCTCCGAAGTGGACCCGGGCGAGTACGCGGCCCTCGTCATCCCCGGCGGCCGGGCTCCCGAGTACCTGCGCAACGACCCCGAACTCCGCAAGATCGTCAAGGGGTTCTTCGACTCCGACAAGCCAGTCGCCCAGATCTGCCACGGCCCCCTGATCACCGCCGCGATGGACGGCCTGCGCGGTCGCCGGGTCACCGCCTACCCGGCGCTGGAGCCGGACATGCAGGCGGCCGGAGCGGGCTTCCAGGACACGGAGACGGTCGTCGACGGCACCCTCGTCTCGTCCCGCGCCTGGCCTGATCATCCCGCGTGGATGCGCGAGTTCCTCACCGTGCTGCGCTCGAAGGCACCGGTGAACTGA
- a CDS encoding HAD family hydrolase encodes MGMQVSAHIVWDWNGTLFHDNDAIIGATNAAFAELGLAPITLEQYRSLYCVPVPKFYERLLGRLPSDAEWELMDDVFHRHYAEHRVRCGLAEGAAELLEEWRSAGHSQSLLSMYVHEELVPLVRGFGIEAHFVRVEGRTGPSGGSKAEHMVRHLRALAGSAEPARTVVIGDAADDAVAAQHAGVRAVLYTGGSHSRASLEEAGVPVVDTLADAVARAQRMAA; translated from the coding sequence ATGGGGATGCAGGTAAGCGCGCACATCGTCTGGGACTGGAACGGGACCCTGTTCCACGACAATGACGCGATCATCGGGGCGACGAATGCGGCCTTCGCCGAGCTGGGGCTCGCGCCGATCACGCTGGAGCAGTACCGGTCGCTGTACTGCGTGCCGGTGCCGAAGTTCTACGAGCGGTTGCTCGGCCGGCTGCCGAGCGATGCCGAGTGGGAACTGATGGACGATGTCTTCCACCGGCACTACGCCGAGCACCGGGTGCGGTGCGGCCTGGCCGAGGGCGCGGCGGAGCTGCTCGAAGAGTGGCGCTCGGCAGGGCACAGCCAGTCGCTGCTGAGCATGTACGTGCACGAGGAACTCGTGCCGCTGGTGCGCGGCTTCGGCATAGAGGCGCACTTCGTACGGGTCGAGGGGCGTACGGGACCCTCCGGCGGGAGCAAGGCCGAACACATGGTCCGGCACCTGCGCGCACTGGCCGGATCGGCCGAGCCCGCGCGCACGGTGGTGATCGGGGACGCGGCCGACGACGCGGTCGCGGCACAGCACGCGGGGGTGCGGGCCGTGCTGTACACCGGGGGGTCGCACAGCCGGGCCAGCCTGGAGGAGGCCGGGGTACCGGTGGTGGACACGCTGGCCGACGCGGTGGCGCGCGCGCAGCGGATGGCGGCGTGA
- a CDS encoding DUF6912 family protein, whose product MRVYVPLTLPGLAEAHETGELGSGTFTAYAVTPALREWYLSDDVEELEYAALSRAALASLRLLAAEPGAARRRVVVAVDVTEDTATAGPDRGLDPVALGEVTVTASVPLVKAAAVHVDADDAEADVSAAADALRAAAGGDDDAQYVVDGADDHELLWYATQEIPHLVGRG is encoded by the coding sequence ATGCGCGTCTACGTCCCCCTGACCCTCCCCGGTCTCGCCGAGGCGCACGAGACGGGGGAGCTGGGGAGCGGCACCTTCACCGCGTACGCCGTCACGCCCGCGTTGCGCGAGTGGTACCTCTCCGACGACGTCGAGGAGCTGGAGTACGCGGCGCTCAGCCGGGCCGCCCTGGCCTCGCTGCGGCTGCTGGCCGCCGAGCCGGGTGCGGCGCGGCGGCGGGTCGTGGTCGCCGTGGACGTAACCGAGGACACCGCCACGGCCGGTCCGGATCGGGGGCTCGACCCGGTGGCGCTCGGCGAGGTGACCGTGACCGCGAGCGTGCCGCTCGTGAAGGCGGCCGCCGTGCACGTGGACGCCGACGACGCGGAGGCGGACGTGTCCGCGGCGGCGGACGCGCTCCGGGCGGCTGCCGGTGGGGACGACGATGCGCAGTACGTCGTGGACGGGGCGGACGACCACGAACTGCTCTGGTACGCCACGCAGGAGATCCCCCACCTGGTCGGGCGCGGCTGA
- a CDS encoding Rv3235 family protein — MNKVMSRTARSRPRHRPPTRHDTRRPSGAPPRAPARVASVRTATRQPTPAAARPDAARTTTERPGRPEAAWTAVEQPRPTDLFADRLLAVLSGQRPVHWMLRHTAGRAYDDLVRLAALGPLRTRGARPVVQDIGYFIPRAGAIEAFARIAAGTRLRALAFRLEQGADLRWRCTAVETGGTRPRGPVDG; from the coding sequence ATGAACAAGGTCATGAGCCGCACCGCCCGGTCACGCCCGCGCCACCGCCCGCCGACCCGCCACGACACCCGCCGTCCCAGCGGCGCACCGCCGCGCGCACCGGCCCGGGTCGCCTCCGTCCGCACCGCCACCCGGCAGCCCACACCCGCTGCCGCCCGCCCGGACGCGGCCCGGACGACCACCGAACGTCCAGGCCGCCCTGAGGCGGCCTGGACCGCCGTGGAGCAGCCCAGGCCCACGGATCTCTTCGCGGACCGCCTGCTGGCCGTGCTGAGCGGCCAGCGCCCCGTCCACTGGATGCTGCGCCACACCGCGGGTCGCGCCTACGACGATCTGGTCCGCCTCGCCGCGCTCGGTCCCCTGCGCACCCGCGGCGCCCGCCCCGTCGTCCAGGACATCGGCTACTTCATCCCGCGCGCCGGTGCCATCGAGGCCTTCGCCCGCATCGCCGCGGGCACCCGGCTGCGGGCCCTGGCCTTCCGGCTGGAGCAGGGCGCTGACCTCCGCTGGCGCTGCACAGCCGTGGAAACGGGCGGCACGAGGCCGCGCGGCCCGGTGGACGGCTGA
- the secA gene encoding preprotein translocase subunit SecA has protein sequence MSVLSKIMRAGEGKILRKLHRIADQVNSIEEDFLDLSDAELRALTDEYKQRYADGESLDDLLPEAFATVREAAKRVLGQRHYDVQLMGGAALHLGYVAEMKTGEGKTLVGTLPAYLNALSGEGVHLITVNDYLAERDSEMMGRVHKFLGLNVGCILANMTPAQRREQYGCDITYGTNNEFGFDYLRDNMAWSQDELVQRGHNFAIVDEVDSILVDEARTPLIISGPADQATKWYGDFAKLVTRLKKGEAGNPLKGVEETGDYDVDEKKRTVAIHEAGVSKVEDWLGIDNLYESVNTPLVGYLNNAIKAKELFKLDKDYVVIDGEVMIVDEHTGRILAGRRYNEGMHQAIEAKEGVDIKDENQTLATITLQNFFRLYNKLSGMTGTAMTEAAEFHQIYKLGVVPIPTNRPMVRKDQADLIYRTEVAKFEAVVDDIAEKHEKGQPILVGTTSVEKSEYLSQQLSKRGIQHEVLNAKHHEREASIVAQAGRKGAVTVATNMAGRGTDIKLGGNPEDLAEAELRQRGLDPEEHIEEWAAALPAALEKAEEAVKAEKDEVESSGGLYVLGTERHESRRIDNQLRGRSGRQGDPGESRFYLSLGDDLMRLFKAQMVERVMSMANVPDDVPIENKMVTRAIASAQSQVEQQNFETRKNVLKYDEVLNRQREVIYGERRRVLEGEDLHEQIQHFTDDTIDAYVAAETAEGFPEDWDLDRLWGAFKQLYPVKVTVEELEEAAGDRAGLTAEFISESIKDDIQEQYKAREEQLGSEIMRELERRVVLSVLDRKWREHLYEMDYLQEGIGLRAMAQKDPLVEYQREGFDMFTAMMEGIKEESVGYLFNLEVQVEQQVEEVPVEEPQPVGEGVQDTVPAQAGARPEIRAKGLDAPQRRELHFSAPTVDGEGGVVERDLDDDEPVRSESDGLTRAERRRQAKGGRRRKK, from the coding sequence GTGTCCGTCCTCTCGAAGATCATGCGTGCAGGCGAAGGCAAGATCCTGCGCAAGCTGCACCGCATCGCGGACCAGGTCAACTCCATCGAAGAGGACTTCCTGGACCTCTCCGACGCCGAGCTGCGGGCCCTCACCGACGAGTACAAGCAGCGGTACGCGGACGGTGAGTCCCTGGACGACCTGCTCCCCGAGGCGTTCGCCACCGTCCGTGAGGCCGCCAAGCGTGTCCTCGGTCAGCGTCACTACGACGTGCAGTTGATGGGTGGTGCCGCGCTCCACCTCGGCTATGTGGCCGAGATGAAGACGGGTGAGGGCAAGACCCTCGTCGGTACGCTGCCCGCGTACCTGAACGCCCTGTCCGGTGAGGGTGTCCACCTCATCACGGTCAACGACTACCTGGCCGAGCGCGACTCCGAGATGATGGGTCGCGTCCACAAGTTCCTGGGCCTGAACGTCGGCTGCATCCTGGCCAACATGACGCCGGCGCAGCGCCGCGAGCAGTACGGGTGCGACATCACCTACGGCACGAACAACGAGTTCGGTTTCGACTACCTGCGCGACAACATGGCGTGGTCGCAGGACGAGCTGGTCCAGCGCGGCCACAACTTCGCCATCGTCGACGAGGTCGACTCCATCCTCGTCGACGAGGCCCGTACGCCGCTGATCATCTCCGGCCCCGCCGACCAGGCCACCAAGTGGTACGGCGACTTCGCCAAGCTCGTCACCCGGCTCAAGAAGGGTGAGGCAGGCAACCCGCTCAAGGGCGTCGAGGAAACCGGCGACTACGACGTCGACGAGAAGAAGCGCACGGTCGCCATCCACGAAGCCGGTGTCAGCAAGGTCGAGGACTGGCTGGGCATCGACAACCTCTACGAGTCGGTGAACACCCCGCTCGTGGGCTATCTGAACAACGCCATCAAGGCCAAGGAGCTCTTCAAGCTCGACAAGGACTACGTCGTCATCGACGGCGAGGTCATGATCGTCGACGAGCACACCGGCCGTATCCTCGCCGGTCGCCGCTACAACGAGGGCATGCACCAGGCGATCGAGGCGAAGGAAGGGGTGGACATCAAGGACGAGAACCAGACGCTCGCCACGATCACCCTGCAGAACTTCTTCCGCCTCTACAACAAGCTCTCCGGCATGACCGGTACGGCGATGACCGAGGCCGCCGAGTTCCACCAGATCTACAAGCTCGGCGTGGTCCCGATCCCGACCAACCGGCCGATGGTCCGCAAGGACCAGGCCGACCTGATCTACCGCACCGAGGTAGCCAAGTTCGAGGCGGTCGTCGACGACATCGCCGAGAAGCACGAGAAGGGCCAGCCGATCCTCGTCGGCACCACGTCCGTCGAGAAGTCGGAGTACCTGTCGCAGCAGCTGAGCAAGCGCGGCATCCAGCACGAGGTGCTCAACGCCAAGCACCACGAGCGTGAGGCGTCGATCGTCGCCCAGGCCGGCCGCAAGGGCGCTGTGACCGTGGCCACCAACATGGCTGGCCGTGGTACCGACATCAAGCTCGGTGGCAACCCCGAGGACCTCGCCGAGGCGGAGCTGCGGCAGCGCGGCCTCGACCCCGAGGAGCACATCGAGGAATGGGCCGCGGCGCTGCCCGCCGCCCTGGAGAAGGCCGAGGAAGCGGTCAAGGCCGAGAAGGACGAGGTCGAGTCGAGCGGCGGTCTCTACGTGCTCGGCACCGAGCGGCACGAGTCGCGGCGCATCGACAACCAGCTGCGCGGTCGTTCCGGCCGTCAGGGTGACCCAGGTGAGTCCCGCTTCTACCTGTCGCTGGGTGACGACCTCATGCGTCTGTTCAAGGCGCAGATGGTCGAGCGCGTGATGTCCATGGCGAACGTGCCGGACGACGTGCCGATCGAGAACAAGATGGTCACCCGCGCGATCGCGTCCGCGCAGTCGCAGGTCGAGCAGCAGAACTTCGAGACCCGTAAGAACGTCCTGAAGTACGACGAGGTGCTCAACCGGCAGCGCGAGGTCATCTACGGCGAGCGCAGGCGCGTTCTGGAGGGCGAGGACCTGCACGAGCAGATCCAGCACTTCACGGACGACACGATCGACGCGTACGTCGCCGCGGAGACCGCCGAGGGCTTCCCCGAGGACTGGGACCTGGACCGGCTGTGGGGTGCCTTCAAACAGCTCTACCCGGTGAAGGTCACCGTCGAGGAACTGGAGGAGGCTGCCGGCGACCGGGCCGGGCTGACCGCCGAGTTCATCTCCGAGTCCATCAAGGACGACATCCAGGAGCAGTACAAGGCCCGCGAGGAGCAGCTCGGCTCCGAGATCATGCGTGAACTGGAGCGCCGGGTGGTGCTGTCGGTCCTGGACCGCAAGTGGCGCGAGCACCTCTACGAGATGGACTACCTCCAGGAGGGCATCGGCCTGCGCGCGATGGCGCAGAAGGACCCGCTGGTCGAGTACCAGCGTGAGGGCTTCGACATGTTCACCGCCATGATGGAGGGCATCAAGGAGGAGTCCGTCGGCTACCTGTTCAACCTGGAGGTCCAGGTCGAGCAGCAGGTCGAGGAGGTTCCGGTCGAGGAACCGCAGCCGGTGGGCGAGGGCGTGCAGGACACGGTGCCGGCGCAGGCGGGGGCCCGCCCCGAGATCCGTGCCAAGGGGCTGGACGCACCGCAGCGGCGCGAGCTGCACTTCTCCGCGCCGACGGTGGACGGCGAGGGTGGCGTCGTCGAGCGTGACCTGGACGACGACGAGCCGGTGCGGTCCGAGTCGGACGGGCTCACGCGCGCGGAGCGGCGCCGGCAGGCCAAGGGCGGGCGGCGTCGTAAGAAGTAG
- a CDS encoding GNAT family N-acetyltransferase, which yields MEPVTLTTGRLVLRTVGPDDTDAVYEAAQDPDIQRWTVVPSPYRPEHSRSFTEQLVPDGWSQDSAFTFGVFLTSGELAGMLGLTRQAPGTAEVGFWAAREHRGHGYITEATRTACRWVFTKAGVDRVEWRAEVGNLASRAVAERAGFTIEGTLRSGMSNKGVRRDCWVGSLLPSDLGLPSTAPYLPAPS from the coding sequence ATGGAACCCGTCACGCTCACCACCGGCCGTCTCGTGTTGCGCACCGTCGGCCCGGACGACACCGATGCGGTGTACGAGGCCGCCCAGGACCCTGACATCCAGCGCTGGACCGTCGTCCCCTCACCGTACCGGCCCGAACACTCCCGCAGCTTCACCGAGCAACTGGTCCCCGACGGCTGGTCGCAGGATTCGGCGTTCACCTTCGGAGTCTTCCTCACCAGCGGCGAGCTGGCCGGCATGCTCGGTCTCACCAGGCAGGCCCCGGGCACGGCCGAGGTGGGGTTCTGGGCGGCCAGGGAACACCGCGGCCACGGCTACATCACGGAGGCCACGCGCACCGCGTGCCGGTGGGTCTTCACCAAGGCCGGCGTCGACCGGGTCGAATGGCGTGCCGAGGTCGGCAACCTCGCCTCCCGCGCGGTGGCCGAACGCGCCGGCTTCACCATCGAGGGCACCCTGCGCTCGGGGATGAGCAACAAGGGGGTACGACGGGACTGCTGGGTCGGCTCCCTGCTCCCCTCGGACCTGGGTCTTCCGTCCACGGCCCCTTACCTACCCGCCCCTTCCTGA